Proteins encoded together in one Deinococcus hopiensis KR-140 window:
- a CDS encoding DUF808 domain-containing protein — translation MSGGLVALLDDVAAIAKLAAASVDDIGAAAGKAGIKAIGVVVDDTAVTPRYVAGFAPERELHIIWRIARGSLRNKLAFILPAALLLSQFLPWAITPLLMLGGTYLCYEGAEKLYEAVAGHHEGAEEDPAQRNSSAHEEQMVSGAVRTDFILSAEIMAIALAEVADQNFFARALILAVVAVMITALVYGVVGLIVKMDDFGLRLAERGSSAGRAFGRGLVRGMPAVMSLLSSVGTAAMLWVGGHILLDGLEKFGVTRPVRVLHEDAHRAGHAVPFGSGAVEWAVETMGSGMVGLLVGAAVVVGMHMLGRKH, via the coding sequence ATGAGTGGCGGCCTGGTGGCGCTGCTCGACGACGTGGCGGCCATCGCCAAGCTGGCGGCCGCGTCGGTGGACGACATCGGCGCGGCGGCGGGCAAGGCGGGGATCAAGGCCATCGGCGTGGTGGTGGACGACACCGCCGTCACGCCCAGGTATGTGGCCGGATTTGCGCCAGAGCGTGAACTGCACATCATCTGGCGGATTGCGCGCGGTTCGCTGCGCAACAAACTCGCGTTTATCCTGCCTGCCGCACTGCTGCTCAGCCAGTTCCTGCCGTGGGCCATCACGCCGCTGCTGATGCTGGGCGGCACCTACCTGTGCTACGAGGGCGCCGAAAAGCTGTACGAGGCTGTTGCCGGGCACCACGAGGGCGCCGAGGAGGACCCAGCCCAGCGAAACAGTTCCGCGCATGAGGAGCAGATGGTGTCGGGCGCAGTGCGGACCGACTTTATCCTCTCGGCGGAGATCATGGCGATTGCGCTGGCAGAGGTGGCGGACCAGAACTTCTTTGCCCGCGCGCTGATTCTGGCGGTGGTGGCGGTGATGATTACGGCGCTCGTCTACGGCGTGGTGGGGCTCATCGTGAAGATGGACGACTTCGGGTTACGGTTGGCGGAGCGGGGTTCCAGCGCAGGTCGGGCCTTTGGACGCGGGCTGGTGCGGGGCATGCCGGCCGTCATGTCACTGCTGTCGTCGGTGGGCACCGCGGCGATGCTGTGGGTGGGCGGGCACATCCTGCTCGACGGACTCGAGAAGTTCGGCGTGACCCGCCCGGTGCGCGTCCTCCACGAGGACGCGCACCGGGCGGGTCACGCCGTGCCCTTCGGCTCGGGCGCGGTGGAGTGGGCCGTGGAGACGATGGGCTCAGGCATGGTGGGCCTGTTGGTGGGTGCGGCGGTCGTGGTGGGAATGCACATGCTGGGGCGCAAGCATTGA
- a CDS encoding DinB family protein yields the protein MHSVNGGQLAQLREAYPTAEVTAERFREELRAFGETARAAVTHWHTRLPEREWSPAQETEHVIRVNENTGRLVQLLLSDRELRAGPEQRGVMKDGKRQAPPGTEPGAGEEFGPLLERHAQAGEVLSALQPEANPARTYFHPFLGQLDGLDWMRMTTWHMAAHRRALRRGLEQLAAESKTS from the coding sequence ATGCATTCAGTGAATGGAGGGCAACTTGCCCAGCTGCGTGAGGCCTACCCGACGGCAGAAGTGACGGCCGAGCGGTTTCGGGAGGAGCTGCGGGCCTTCGGAGAGACGGCCCGGGCGGCCGTCACCCACTGGCACACGCGATTGCCAGAGCGCGAGTGGTCCCCCGCGCAGGAAACCGAGCACGTGATCCGGGTAAACGAGAACACCGGACGACTGGTCCAGTTGCTGCTGTCGGACCGGGAACTGCGCGCCGGTCCCGAACAGCGCGGTGTGATGAAAGACGGCAAGCGGCAGGCCCCGCCCGGAACGGAACCTGGAGCTGGAGAGGAGTTCGGGCCGCTGCTGGAGCGGCACGCGCAGGCCGGAGAGGTATTGTCAGCGTTGCAGCCGGAGGCGAATCCTGCCCGCACCTATTTTCATCCCTTCCTGGGGCAACTTGACGGACTGGACTGGATGCGTATGACCACCTGGCATATGGCTGCACATCGCCGGGCGCTGCGGCGGGGGCTGGAGCAGCTGGCGGCGGAGAGCAAGACTTCCTAA
- a CDS encoding Cof-type HAD-IIB family hydrolase — MLGLICVDVDGTLVGTGNVVREDVWAALAEARSRGVRVALCSGRPALGNALGYARRLDPDGWHVFQNGASVVNVGTGESLSEALPEEALTLLLDRAAHKGRLLEVYTDTEYAVTQPGEYARRHAELLGLPYQPRSPDSLTGTRVRAQWVVPQAESPVVQAEPHPGLDLHPAGSPVMPDVMFISVTRAGVSKGSAVTRVAAAYGVLLENVMMVGDGHNDVTAMAVVGHPVAMGNADAEARAAARHFVGHVDEGGLAEAVRLALSLEAGTLPACIQ; from the coding sequence GTGCTGGGACTGATTTGTGTGGATGTCGACGGAACGCTGGTGGGCACGGGCAACGTGGTTCGGGAGGACGTGTGGGCGGCGCTCGCAGAGGCGCGGAGCCGGGGGGTACGCGTGGCGCTGTGTTCGGGGCGGCCAGCGCTGGGCAACGCGCTCGGCTATGCCCGCCGGCTGGACCCGGACGGGTGGCACGTCTTTCAGAATGGAGCGTCGGTGGTGAATGTGGGCACGGGCGAGAGTCTGTCCGAGGCGTTGCCCGAAGAGGCCCTCACGCTGCTGCTGGACCGGGCAGCGCACAAGGGGCGGCTGCTGGAGGTGTACACCGACACGGAATACGCGGTCACGCAGCCGGGAGAGTACGCGCGGCGGCACGCTGAGCTGCTGGGTCTTCCCTATCAGCCGAGGTCGCCCGACTCGCTGACAGGCACACGGGTGCGGGCCCAGTGGGTGGTGCCGCAGGCGGAGTCGCCAGTGGTTCAGGCCGAGCCTCACCCGGGGCTGGACCTGCATCCTGCAGGGAGCCCGGTGATGCCGGACGTGATGTTTATCAGCGTAACGCGCGCCGGGGTGAGCAAGGGCAGCGCGGTGACGCGGGTGGCGGCAGCCTATGGCGTGCTTCTGGAAAACGTGATGATGGTGGGCGACGGCCACAACGACGTGACGGCGATGGCCGTTGTGGGGCACCCCGTGGCGATGGGCAACGCGGACGCCGAGGCGCGGGCGGCGGCCCGGCATTTCGTCGGCCATGTGGATGAGGGTGGGCTCGCGGAGGCGGTGCGGCTGGCCCTCTCGCTGGAGGCGGGTACACTGCCGGCATGCATTCAGTGA
- a CDS encoding PhzF family phenazine biosynthesis isomerase: MIAYCEVSAFTDTPGHGNQAGVVLDAEALSEEQMQALATFLGTPETVFVTRLADGQARVRYFTPTQEIEFCGHATVALGLRLAQEGRWTGEELVLETLVGRIPLSLELGTEGPERVWMEQRALESRPVARELRRQLADALGLDERMIHRGLPLASASTGLWSVFVPLLDAVILDALEPDLTRIHALSDVLGVTSVYTYAPVGVNRFAARDFAPAVGIPEDPVTGSAAGALISLLAREGRLPLRGERASGVVYQGHALGTPGEVEVTVTLNGPTPGQVRVGGRAVLNREGIWTSAGAGPAGRMGTLKG; this comes from the coding sequence ATGATCGCGTACTGCGAGGTGAGCGCGTTCACCGACACGCCCGGACACGGCAATCAGGCGGGCGTGGTGCTGGACGCGGAGGCGCTGTCCGAAGAGCAGATGCAGGCCCTGGCGACATTCTTGGGAACGCCGGAAACGGTCTTCGTGACCCGGCTGGCCGATGGGCAGGCGCGGGTGCGCTATTTCACCCCCACCCAGGAGATCGAGTTCTGCGGGCACGCGACGGTGGCGCTGGGGTTGCGGTTGGCGCAGGAGGGGCGCTGGACCGGGGAGGAACTCGTGCTGGAGACGCTGGTGGGCCGCATTCCCCTGTCGCTGGAGCTGGGAACCGAAGGCCCCGAGCGTGTCTGGATGGAGCAGCGTGCGCTGGAAAGCCGCCCGGTGGCGCGGGAACTGCGTCGGCAGCTGGCCGACGCCCTGGGGCTGGACGAACGGATGATTCACCGGGGGCTGCCCCTGGCCTCAGCGAGTACGGGCCTGTGGAGCGTGTTCGTGCCGCTGCTGGACGCGGTGATTCTGGACGCGCTGGAGCCGGACCTGACGCGCATTCACGCGCTGTCTGACGTACTGGGCGTGACAAGCGTATACACGTACGCGCCGGTGGGTGTTAACCGCTTCGCTGCGCGGGACTTTGCCCCCGCCGTGGGGATTCCCGAAGACCCGGTGACGGGGAGCGCCGCCGGTGCCCTGATCTCCCTGCTGGCGCGTGAGGGGCGGTTGCCCCTGCGGGGCGAACGGGCGTCCGGCGTGGTGTACCAGGGCCACGCGCTCGGCACACCGGGTGAGGTCGAGGTGACGGTAACCCTGAATGGGCCAACCCCCGGGCAGGTGCGGGTGGGGGGACGGGCCGTGCTGAACCGCGAAGGCATCTGGACTTCGGCAGGGGCGGGGCCAGCCGGCCGCATGGGAACCTTGAAAGGGTAG
- the asnS gene encoding asparagine--tRNA ligase, protein MVSVSIRDLQGHVGETVTLSAWLTDKSGKGKIQFLKLRDGSGYVQATVFKGDVSEDVFEAARRLSQEQAVTVTGEVRTDERAPGGVELSVRALVPVGENHGEYPITPKEHGTEFLLDQRHLWLRHRRPWAVLRVRDCVQRAVVDFFHGEGFVRFDSPFFTPNAAEGTTELFEIDLFGEDKAYLSQTGQLHAEAGALAFGKVYTFGPTFRAEKSKTRRHLLEFWMIEPEVAPSDHVENMNLQERFVSFLVRRVLEECAAELELLGRDVEKLRGAAEGNYPRVTYTEALAIVRAHIESGDLPTNVQPDVQPVEWGDDLGAPHETILGHHFDRPVIIERYPAAIKAFYMQPDPEDPRLALCDDMIAPEGYGEVIGGSQRIHDYDLLKSRIEHEGLPLEAFEWYLDLRRYGSVPHAGFGMGLERVVAWITGTEHVREAIPFARMLTRMRP, encoded by the coding sequence ATGGTTTCTGTTTCCATCCGTGACCTTCAGGGGCACGTCGGCGAGACAGTCACGCTGAGCGCGTGGCTGACGGACAAGAGCGGCAAGGGCAAGATTCAGTTTCTCAAGCTGCGTGACGGCAGCGGGTATGTGCAGGCGACCGTCTTCAAGGGCGACGTGTCAGAGGACGTGTTTGAGGCGGCGAGGCGGCTCTCGCAGGAGCAGGCGGTCACCGTCACGGGCGAGGTCCGGACGGACGAGCGTGCGCCCGGGGGAGTGGAACTCAGCGTCCGGGCGCTCGTGCCAGTGGGCGAGAACCACGGCGAATACCCCATCACCCCGAAGGAACACGGCACCGAGTTTCTGCTGGACCAGCGCCACCTGTGGCTGCGGCACCGCCGTCCATGGGCCGTGTTGCGGGTGCGGGACTGCGTGCAGCGCGCTGTGGTGGACTTCTTTCACGGCGAGGGCTTTGTCCGCTTCGACTCGCCCTTCTTCACGCCAAACGCGGCGGAGGGCACCACCGAACTCTTCGAGATTGACCTCTTCGGCGAGGACAAGGCGTACCTTTCGCAAACGGGGCAGCTGCACGCGGAGGCGGGCGCGCTCGCGTTCGGCAAGGTCTACACCTTCGGGCCGACCTTTCGTGCCGAGAAGAGCAAGACGCGGCGGCACCTGCTTGAATTCTGGATGATCGAGCCCGAAGTCGCGCCGAGCGATCACGTGGAGAACATGAACTTGCAGGAGCGCTTCGTCTCGTTCCTCGTGCGCCGGGTGCTGGAGGAGTGCGCCGCTGAGCTGGAGCTGCTGGGGCGCGACGTGGAGAAGCTCCGCGGAGCTGCCGAGGGCAACTATCCGCGCGTGACGTACACCGAGGCGCTGGCGATCGTGCGCGCCCACATCGAGTCGGGCGATCTGCCCACGAACGTGCAGCCAGACGTGCAGCCCGTGGAATGGGGCGACGACCTCGGTGCGCCGCACGAGACGATCCTGGGGCACCACTTTGACCGCCCTGTCATCATCGAGCGCTATCCGGCGGCCATCAAGGCGTTCTACATGCAGCCGGACCCCGAAGACCCCCGCCTCGCGCTATGCGACGACATGATCGCCCCCGAAGGCTACGGCGAGGTTATCGGTGGCTCACAGCGCATCCACGACTATGACCTGCTGAAGTCGCGGATCGAACACGAGGGCCTGCCGCTGGAAGCCTTCGAGTGGTACCTGGACCTGCGCCGCTACGGCAGCGTGCCTCACGCGGGCTTCGGTATGGGTCTGGAGCGTGTCGTGGCCTGGATCACCGGCACAGAACACGTGCGCGAGGCCATTCCCTTTGCCCGGATGCTGACGCGAATGAGACCCTGA
- the tpiA gene encoding triose-phosphate isomerase, which yields MTKPRTLLALNWKMNKAPTEARAWARELAQGYERAPVELAVMAPFTALYGLKETLPGGVDVGAQDVSAHESGAYTGEISAAMLRDVHVTYAVVGHSERREYHGETDAVVAAKARRAQAHGLTPIVCVGEGLDVRERGEHVAYTLAQLRGSLEGVAENVVIAYEPVWAIGTGKTATADDAEELAAAIREALREPYGALADSIRVLYGGSVKPDNIASICAQPNVNGALVGGASLKVADVLAMNAALK from the coding sequence ATGACCAAACCCAGAACCCTGCTCGCCCTCAACTGGAAGATGAACAAGGCGCCCACCGAGGCGCGCGCCTGGGCGCGGGAACTCGCGCAGGGCTATGAGCGCGCTCCTGTGGAACTCGCCGTGATGGCCCCCTTCACGGCCCTGTACGGCCTCAAGGAAACGCTGCCCGGCGGCGTGGATGTGGGCGCGCAGGACGTGTCCGCGCACGAATCCGGAGCCTACACGGGCGAGATCAGCGCGGCCATGCTGCGCGACGTTCACGTCACCTATGCGGTGGTGGGCCACTCCGAGCGCCGTGAGTACCACGGCGAAACGGACGCCGTGGTGGCGGCCAAGGCGCGGCGGGCGCAGGCGCACGGGCTGACCCCCATCGTGTGCGTGGGTGAGGGCCTCGACGTACGCGAGCGCGGCGAGCACGTGGCCTACACCCTCGCGCAGCTGCGCGGCAGCCTGGAAGGCGTGGCCGAGAACGTGGTGATCGCCTACGAACCCGTTTGGGCCATCGGCACGGGCAAAACGGCCACGGCCGACGACGCCGAGGAACTGGCCGCAGCCATTCGGGAGGCGCTGCGCGAACCCTACGGTGCTCTGGCAGACAGCATTCGCGTGCTGTACGGCGGAAGCGTGAAGCCGGACAACATCGCTTCGATCTGCGCCCAGCCCAACGTCAACGGGGCCCTCGTGGGCGGCGCGAGCCTCAAAGTGGCGGACGTGCTCGCGATGAACGCAGCGCTGAAGTAA
- a CDS encoding phosphoglycerate kinase, whose product MQTLDSLNVAGKRVLVRVDYNVPVREGVVQDQTRVTASLPTLRRLLDAGASVVLMSHFGRPKNGPEEKYSLRPVADVLEKVLERPVTFIGSLPGSEATLEAVHALKPGEVALLENVRFEAGEEKNDPELGAKLARLGDAFVLDAFGSAHRAHASVSGVAAGLPHAAGALLQTEVDALSRLLTEPARPYVVIIGGAKVSDKIKVIENLLPRVDRMLIGGGMAYTFIKARGGRIGESIHEDDQLGLARRLLDEYGDKLMLPTDVVAADSFAAAAQTRVVPSDAIPDGWQGLDAGPETVKAYTTALQGAKTVFWNGPLGVFEFPAFAGGTNAIAKAVAELGGGAYTVIGGGDSVSAINQSGQAERVSHISTGGGASLELLEGRALPGVEAMK is encoded by the coding sequence ATGCAAACCCTCGACTCTTTAAATGTCGCTGGAAAGCGCGTCCTTGTGCGCGTGGATTACAACGTGCCCGTACGCGAAGGCGTGGTGCAGGACCAGACGCGCGTTACGGCGAGCCTGCCCACCCTGCGGCGACTGCTGGACGCGGGCGCGTCCGTGGTGCTGATGAGTCACTTCGGGCGGCCCAAGAACGGGCCCGAGGAGAAGTACTCCCTGCGCCCGGTGGCGGACGTGCTTGAAAAGGTGTTGGAGCGGCCCGTGACGTTCATCGGCTCGCTGCCGGGCAGTGAGGCCACGTTGGAAGCGGTGCATGCCCTGAAGCCCGGTGAGGTGGCGCTGCTGGAAAACGTGCGCTTCGAAGCGGGTGAGGAGAAAAACGACCCCGAACTGGGCGCGAAGCTCGCGCGTCTGGGCGACGCCTTCGTGCTGGACGCCTTCGGCAGCGCCCACCGGGCCCACGCTTCAGTGAGCGGGGTGGCGGCAGGGTTGCCCCACGCGGCGGGCGCGCTGCTGCAGACGGAAGTGGACGCCCTCTCGCGGCTGCTCACGGAACCGGCGCGGCCCTACGTGGTCATCATCGGCGGAGCAAAGGTCAGCGATAAGATCAAGGTGATCGAGAACCTGCTGCCCCGCGTGGACCGCATGCTGATCGGCGGCGGGATGGCCTACACCTTTATCAAGGCGCGTGGCGGCCGAATAGGTGAATCCATCCACGAGGACGACCAACTGGGCCTCGCGCGGCGGCTGCTTGACGAGTACGGCGACAAGCTGATGCTTCCCACGGACGTGGTGGCGGCGGACAGCTTCGCTGCCGCCGCCCAGACCCGGGTGGTGCCCAGCGACGCCATTCCCGACGGCTGGCAGGGTCTGGACGCGGGACCCGAGACGGTAAAGGCGTACACCACGGCCCTGCAGGGCGCAAAGACGGTCTTCTGGAACGGCCCGCTGGGCGTGTTTGAGTTCCCGGCCTTTGCGGGCGGCACGAACGCGATTGCGAAGGCGGTGGCCGAGCTCGGCGGAGGCGCGTACACCGTAATCGGCGGCGGCGACTCGGTGAGCGCGATCAACCAGAGTGGTCAGGCGGAGCGCGTGAGCCACATCAGCACCGGCGGCGGCGCGAGCCTGGAACTGCTTGAAGGCCGCGCGCTGCCCGGCGTGGAAGCGATGAAGTAA
- the gap gene encoding type I glyceraldehyde-3-phosphate dehydrogenase, translating to MKVGINGFGRIGRLVFRILVARGVDVVAINDLTDNKTLATLLKYDSTAGRFDGTVEYDESSLTVNGKQIHALAERDPAAIKWGELGADIVIESTGIFTSRDGASKHLQGGAKKVIITAPAKNEDISIVLGVNEEQYDAAAHHIISNASCTTNSLGAPMKLLDEAFGIEKAIMTTVHSYTNDQRVLDLPHSDLRRARAAAVNIIPTSTGAAKAVSQVYPALKGKFDGTSLRVPTPVGSISDVTVILGRDVTAQEVNAVFKQAAEGSHKGIISYTEDPIVLQDIVGDPHSAIIDGGLTMAMGSLVKFFSWYDNEWGYSNRIADLVQLVQAKGA from the coding sequence ATGAAAGTAGGCATCAACGGCTTCGGCCGCATCGGGCGTCTGGTGTTCCGCATTCTCGTCGCGCGGGGCGTGGACGTGGTGGCGATCAACGACCTGACCGACAACAAGACGCTGGCGACCCTCCTGAAGTACGACTCCACCGCCGGACGTTTCGACGGCACCGTTGAGTACGACGAGTCGAGCCTGACCGTGAACGGCAAGCAGATCCACGCGCTCGCCGAGCGCGACCCGGCCGCGATCAAGTGGGGTGAGCTCGGCGCGGACATCGTGATCGAGTCCACCGGCATCTTCACCAGCCGCGATGGAGCCAGCAAGCACCTGCAGGGCGGCGCGAAGAAGGTCATCATCACCGCGCCCGCCAAGAACGAGGACATCTCCATCGTGCTGGGCGTCAACGAGGAGCAGTACGACGCGGCCGCGCACCACATCATCTCCAACGCGAGCTGCACCACCAACTCCCTCGGCGCGCCCATGAAGCTGCTGGACGAGGCGTTTGGCATCGAGAAGGCGATTATGACCACGGTGCACTCCTACACCAACGACCAGCGTGTGCTGGACCTGCCGCACTCGGACCTGCGCCGCGCGCGCGCCGCCGCCGTGAACATCATCCCCACCTCCACCGGCGCGGCCAAGGCCGTGTCACAGGTGTACCCCGCGCTGAAGGGCAAGTTCGACGGCACCTCGCTGCGCGTACCCACACCCGTCGGATCCATCAGCGACGTGACCGTGATCCTGGGACGCGACGTGACGGCGCAGGAAGTGAATGCCGTGTTCAAGCAGGCCGCCGAGGGCAGCCACAAGGGCATCATCTCCTACACCGAAGACCCCATCGTGCTGCAGGACATCGTGGGCGATCCGCACTCCGCGATCATCGACGGCGGCCTGACGATGGCGATGGGCAGCCTGGTCAAGTTCTTCTCGTGGTACGACAACGAGTGGGGCTACAGCAACCGGATCGCGGACCTGGTGCAACTGGTTCAGGCGAAGGGCGCTTAA